A stretch of the Siniperca chuatsi isolate FFG_IHB_CAS linkage group LG24, ASM2008510v1, whole genome shotgun sequence genome encodes the following:
- the LOC122872284 gene encoding fidgetin-like isoform X1, with translation MISSSSVYGLKMQWTPEHSQWAEQHFDISSTTRSPAHKAEAYRAVPGHLQRSATYQYAWANDDISALTASNLLKKYAEKYSGILEMPGSYSEAPGVPGVMNGRKGESEPWQDGVYPMSCIPEGVSVRKGGVAAASEVVSGMCSSPGLASSTLSEPSYSSSSCGSHTATALHSSSMPSQEYGPAYSSSYLHSSYSSQSAPAPALPSPLHSSGLLQPPPPPPSHPTLVPAYNGGSPNLSTYNYPPAGYPAQSSVGPGYSPGGAPPPSSYLPSGIAAPTPLPPSSALPGYPYQSHNLTPIAPTPLNNSSSNSLKRKAFYMTGQGEIDSSYGNFGYGQARNSAESPMYRIADSSSANGGSNSASGGGFDRSAEKSSLPFNPQKQSTMSSEQQQRKYSSQATGGPLTPPAYVSSTLGGSRSADSLVSFTSPSLSEQGADDHRLHLSHSAPGPTSSSSTSSSRPAEEQLKTSDPHLLDMVTSEIVQQGPPVDWSDIAGLELAKATLKEEVLWPILRPDMFSSLGPAPRCVLLFGPRGSGRTLLGRCLASQLGAPFLQLSGSTLATKWLADGEKIIRASFLVARCRQPSVLFISEVDMLLSAHLSEESPINRLKGELLAQLDSLLMGSGDDGGNQVLVVCSTSRPQDMDEGLRRYFARRVLVPLPDSTARHQIVNQLLAQSQHKYCLSEEELVLLVQRTEGFSGLDLARLCQEALVGLLHVSAQGMDMTGMMPRGQVRPLTYQDFESVFCKFQASISQKEIDTYTEWNKMFGCSQ, from the coding sequence GCTTAAAGATGCAGTGGACCCCCGAGCACAGCCAGTGGGCCGAACAGCATTTCGACATCTCCTCCACCACGCGCTCGCCAGCCCACAAGGCTGAAGCCTACAGGGCGGTACCTGGCCACCTGCAGCGCTCTGCCACCTACCAGTATGCCTGGGCCAATGATGACATCTCAGCCCTCACCGCCTCCAACCTGCTAAAGAAGTATGCCGAGAAGTATTCCGGTATTCTGGAGATGCCGGGCTCTTATTCTGAGGCCCCAGGGGTCCCAGGAGTCATGAACGGACGGAAAGGTGAATCAGAGCCCTGGCAGGATGGCGTCTATCCCATGAGCTGCATCCCCGAGGGGGTTTCTGTCAGAAAGGGAGGGGTGGCGGCGGCTTCAGAGGTGGTGTCTGGCATGTGCAGCTCCCCAggcctggcctccagcaccctGAGTGAGCCCAGCtactccagcagcagctgtgggAGCCACACTGCCACCGccctccactcctcctccaTGCCCTCTCAGGAATATGGCCCTGCATACAGCAGCTCTTACCTGCACAGTAGTTACAGCTCCCAGTCTGCCCCCGCCCCAGCACTTCCCTCCCCACTACACAGCTCTGGGCTCCTGCAGCCACCCCCTCCACCACCCTCCCACCCCACTTTAGTCCCAGCTTACAACGGAGGCTCCCCCAACTTGTCTACTTATAATTACCCCCCAGCAGGATACCCAGCTCAAAGCTCAGTCGGGCCAGGATACAGCCCTGGGGGAGCACCCCCTCCTTCCTCATACCTCCCCTCAGGCATCGCTGCACCTACACCCCTTCCCCCCTCTTCTGCTTTACCTGGATACCCATACCAGAGCCACAACCTGACCCCAATCGCCCCCACACCTCTCAACAATAGCTCTTCCAACTCACTGAAGAGGAAAGCCTTCTACATGACAGGCCAAGGAGAGATAGACTCCTCTTATGGTAACTTTGGCTATGGCCAGGCTCGGAACTCAGCTGAGAGCCCCATGTACAGGAtagcagacagcagcagtgcaAATGGAGGCTCCAACAGTGCCAGTGGTGGTGGATTTGACAGGAGTGCTGAAAAGTCATCTTTACCTTTTAATCCTCAGAAGCAGTCCACGATGTCCTCAGAGCAACAGCAGAGGAAGTACAGCAGCCAGGCAACAGGTGGGCCACTGACTCCACCAGCCTATGTCTCCTCCACCCTGGGGGGTTCCCGCTCAGCAGATTCCCTTGTCAGCTTCACCTCCCCATCCCTCAGTGAGCAAGGTGCTGATGATCACCGTCTCCATCTCTCCCACTCAGCGCCAGGGCCTACCTCTTCTTCATCCACTTCCTCCTCCCGGCCTGCTGAAGAGCAGCTAAAAACCAGTGACCCTCACCTCCTAGACATGGTTACCTCTGAAATCGTTCAGCAGGGGCCCCCAGTTGATTGGAGTGACATTGCAGGATTAGAACTGGCCAAGGCAACCCTGAAGGAGGAGGTCCTGTGGCCCATTTTGCGCCCGGACATGTTCAGCAGTTTAGGACCAGCCCCCCGTTGCGTGTTGCTGTTTGGCCCCAGGGGCAGTGGCAGGACGTTGCTGGGTCGCTGCCTGGCCAGCCAGCTGGGAGCACCATTCCTCCAGCTCAGTGGTTCCACGTTGGCCACCAAGTGGCTGGCAGACGGAGAAAAAATTATCCGAGCATCGTTCCTGGTAGCGCGCTGCCGGCAGCCCTCAGTACTGTTCATTAGTGAGGTGGACATGCTGCTGTCAGCCCACCTCAGTGAAGAGAGTCCCATCAACCGACTGAAGGGGGAGCTACTTGCCCAGTTGGACTCACTTCTCATGGGCTCAGGCGACGACGGAGGCAACCAAGTGTTGGTGGTTTGCTCCACAAGCAGACCCCAGGACATGGACGAAGGGCTGCGCAGGTACTTTGCTCGGAGGGTCCTTGTGCCCCTGCCGGACAGCACAGCCCGACACCAGATCGTGAACCAGCTCCTCGCTCAATCTCAGCACAAATACTGCTTGAGTGAGGAGGAGCTGGTGCTGCTGGTCCAGCGTACGGAAGGTTTCTCCGGACTGGACCTGGCCAGACTCTGCCAGGAGGCCCTTGTTGGTCTGTTACACGTCTCTGCACAGGGCATGGATATGACAGGTATGATGCCCAGGGGACAGGTCAGGCCCCTCACCTACCAGGACTTTGAGAGTGTCTTTTGTAAATTCCAAGCCAGTATATCGCAGAAAGAGATTGACACGTACACTGAGTGGAACAAAATGTTCGGCTGCAGCCAGTGA
- the LOC122872284 gene encoding fidgetin-like isoform X2: MQWTPEHSQWAEQHFDISSTTRSPAHKAEAYRAVPGHLQRSATYQYAWANDDISALTASNLLKKYAEKYSGILEMPGSYSEAPGVPGVMNGRKGESEPWQDGVYPMSCIPEGVSVRKGGVAAASEVVSGMCSSPGLASSTLSEPSYSSSSCGSHTATALHSSSMPSQEYGPAYSSSYLHSSYSSQSAPAPALPSPLHSSGLLQPPPPPPSHPTLVPAYNGGSPNLSTYNYPPAGYPAQSSVGPGYSPGGAPPPSSYLPSGIAAPTPLPPSSALPGYPYQSHNLTPIAPTPLNNSSSNSLKRKAFYMTGQGEIDSSYGNFGYGQARNSAESPMYRIADSSSANGGSNSASGGGFDRSAEKSSLPFNPQKQSTMSSEQQQRKYSSQATGGPLTPPAYVSSTLGGSRSADSLVSFTSPSLSEQGADDHRLHLSHSAPGPTSSSSTSSSRPAEEQLKTSDPHLLDMVTSEIVQQGPPVDWSDIAGLELAKATLKEEVLWPILRPDMFSSLGPAPRCVLLFGPRGSGRTLLGRCLASQLGAPFLQLSGSTLATKWLADGEKIIRASFLVARCRQPSVLFISEVDMLLSAHLSEESPINRLKGELLAQLDSLLMGSGDDGGNQVLVVCSTSRPQDMDEGLRRYFARRVLVPLPDSTARHQIVNQLLAQSQHKYCLSEEELVLLVQRTEGFSGLDLARLCQEALVGLLHVSAQGMDMTGMMPRGQVRPLTYQDFESVFCKFQASISQKEIDTYTEWNKMFGCSQ, encoded by the coding sequence ATGCAGTGGACCCCCGAGCACAGCCAGTGGGCCGAACAGCATTTCGACATCTCCTCCACCACGCGCTCGCCAGCCCACAAGGCTGAAGCCTACAGGGCGGTACCTGGCCACCTGCAGCGCTCTGCCACCTACCAGTATGCCTGGGCCAATGATGACATCTCAGCCCTCACCGCCTCCAACCTGCTAAAGAAGTATGCCGAGAAGTATTCCGGTATTCTGGAGATGCCGGGCTCTTATTCTGAGGCCCCAGGGGTCCCAGGAGTCATGAACGGACGGAAAGGTGAATCAGAGCCCTGGCAGGATGGCGTCTATCCCATGAGCTGCATCCCCGAGGGGGTTTCTGTCAGAAAGGGAGGGGTGGCGGCGGCTTCAGAGGTGGTGTCTGGCATGTGCAGCTCCCCAggcctggcctccagcaccctGAGTGAGCCCAGCtactccagcagcagctgtgggAGCCACACTGCCACCGccctccactcctcctccaTGCCCTCTCAGGAATATGGCCCTGCATACAGCAGCTCTTACCTGCACAGTAGTTACAGCTCCCAGTCTGCCCCCGCCCCAGCACTTCCCTCCCCACTACACAGCTCTGGGCTCCTGCAGCCACCCCCTCCACCACCCTCCCACCCCACTTTAGTCCCAGCTTACAACGGAGGCTCCCCCAACTTGTCTACTTATAATTACCCCCCAGCAGGATACCCAGCTCAAAGCTCAGTCGGGCCAGGATACAGCCCTGGGGGAGCACCCCCTCCTTCCTCATACCTCCCCTCAGGCATCGCTGCACCTACACCCCTTCCCCCCTCTTCTGCTTTACCTGGATACCCATACCAGAGCCACAACCTGACCCCAATCGCCCCCACACCTCTCAACAATAGCTCTTCCAACTCACTGAAGAGGAAAGCCTTCTACATGACAGGCCAAGGAGAGATAGACTCCTCTTATGGTAACTTTGGCTATGGCCAGGCTCGGAACTCAGCTGAGAGCCCCATGTACAGGAtagcagacagcagcagtgcaAATGGAGGCTCCAACAGTGCCAGTGGTGGTGGATTTGACAGGAGTGCTGAAAAGTCATCTTTACCTTTTAATCCTCAGAAGCAGTCCACGATGTCCTCAGAGCAACAGCAGAGGAAGTACAGCAGCCAGGCAACAGGTGGGCCACTGACTCCACCAGCCTATGTCTCCTCCACCCTGGGGGGTTCCCGCTCAGCAGATTCCCTTGTCAGCTTCACCTCCCCATCCCTCAGTGAGCAAGGTGCTGATGATCACCGTCTCCATCTCTCCCACTCAGCGCCAGGGCCTACCTCTTCTTCATCCACTTCCTCCTCCCGGCCTGCTGAAGAGCAGCTAAAAACCAGTGACCCTCACCTCCTAGACATGGTTACCTCTGAAATCGTTCAGCAGGGGCCCCCAGTTGATTGGAGTGACATTGCAGGATTAGAACTGGCCAAGGCAACCCTGAAGGAGGAGGTCCTGTGGCCCATTTTGCGCCCGGACATGTTCAGCAGTTTAGGACCAGCCCCCCGTTGCGTGTTGCTGTTTGGCCCCAGGGGCAGTGGCAGGACGTTGCTGGGTCGCTGCCTGGCCAGCCAGCTGGGAGCACCATTCCTCCAGCTCAGTGGTTCCACGTTGGCCACCAAGTGGCTGGCAGACGGAGAAAAAATTATCCGAGCATCGTTCCTGGTAGCGCGCTGCCGGCAGCCCTCAGTACTGTTCATTAGTGAGGTGGACATGCTGCTGTCAGCCCACCTCAGTGAAGAGAGTCCCATCAACCGACTGAAGGGGGAGCTACTTGCCCAGTTGGACTCACTTCTCATGGGCTCAGGCGACGACGGAGGCAACCAAGTGTTGGTGGTTTGCTCCACAAGCAGACCCCAGGACATGGACGAAGGGCTGCGCAGGTACTTTGCTCGGAGGGTCCTTGTGCCCCTGCCGGACAGCACAGCCCGACACCAGATCGTGAACCAGCTCCTCGCTCAATCTCAGCACAAATACTGCTTGAGTGAGGAGGAGCTGGTGCTGCTGGTCCAGCGTACGGAAGGTTTCTCCGGACTGGACCTGGCCAGACTCTGCCAGGAGGCCCTTGTTGGTCTGTTACACGTCTCTGCACAGGGCATGGATATGACAGGTATGATGCCCAGGGGACAGGTCAGGCCCCTCACCTACCAGGACTTTGAGAGTGTCTTTTGTAAATTCCAAGCCAGTATATCGCAGAAAGAGATTGACACGTACACTGAGTGGAACAAAATGTTCGGCTGCAGCCAGTGA